ATCAAGTAGCTCGTCGTATTGCACGATTTCCAGGGCGCGACGATCAACAAGCCAAGTACCGTGACCTGGGGCACCCCCATTGTCCGCGATCGTGTGCGGTGCTAAGGCGCGCGATCGAATAATGTGCAGATCGCCAGTTTCGTTATCAAAGTTGGCGAACGCGCCGAAGCTACCGTGATAACCTTGCTCGATCACTGCGAGCTGCGACTCGAGTCGCCACGGTGTCATGAGATCGTCATCGTCTTGAACAGCGATATAGGAACCGGTGCAATATCGAGTGGCAGTATTGCGGGCAACAGCCACTCCTTGTGCCTCTTGATATATGTAATGAATGCGTTCATCGTTAAACGAAGACACCACCGCCTGGGTGTGGTCGGTCGAACCGTCATCGACGACAATTATTTCGAAGTCCTGTACCGACTGGGCGAGCACCGACTGGATACATTCACGCAGCAGTTCCGCACGGTCTTGAGTAGCGATTGCGACAGAAACCAGCGGCGGTGCGGTCGGTGACGGATGACGCCAAATGCGCAAATTTCTTACAAAAGTTTTGTCGTTACGCATAATCGATTTATTGTTTTCAACCGCCAACCGGCTGGCTTCAGACTGATCCATAACTGCTGCGGTTGACGGATGCCACATATGGTACATCCGTACCGTGGGATCTTCGATCCACAGCAGTGCACAACCTGCGCGCCGCGCACGGGTAACGAAGTCAATATCTTCGCCACCGTAGGTATGCATCCGTTCATCGAGGCCGCGAATCCGGTTATACACGTCACGATGGACTGCCATCATGCCCCCCATGCCCCAGCGCGGGCGCAACCTGGATTCTTTCGCGAACGCCTCCCACTGGAAACCCTGTTCGGCCACAGCAGAATCGTCCCAATGCTGAGGCAAATCACGGCACTGGACAAGTAGGCAACTATTTGGTCGTTGCTTCAGTGTGTTGCCAATAAAAGAAAACGATCCCGGGGAGAAAATCATATCGGCGTCGGTAGAGCACAACACTTCACCTCGAGCTACCGCAAACCCAGCGTTTAGTGCACGCGACCTCGACCATGTACCGTCTGTTTCGGTGTAAATGTAGGTAGCGCCAGCAGCCTCCAATACTTCCTTGCGAACACTACCGGAAGTGGAGCCGTAGTCCGAGACAATTACTTCGCCGTTAAGTTCACCGAAGGAAGCCAGAATTGATTCGACAGCAAGACGCAGTCGCTGCTCGCCCCAATCTTTGAATCCGATAACAACAGATATGTCGACTGGTTGTGATTGTTTAGGCATGTCGACCGCACTCCTCAACTTTCGTCAATCGGGCTCGCTGCGTACCAGGAGCTGCGGGAGAAAAATTCATTAGTCCCTGCACATGTTCCGCCTCGGTGAACGCTCCGCCTGGCCACGAACGAAGCTCAAAAACCATGGTGCATGGCTGATCTACAATGAAAGATTTACCGGCCTTCAGCTGAATTCCCTCCACGTCATCCGACTCGGGAAGATAACAAAAATACGAATTCATAGCCTCCGACCAGGGCAAACTGCAAGTAAGTTCATCTTCCCGTGGGGCGTCGGTAATAAACGAAGCCAAGGCAATGGTGGAATGTATTGATGTACCCGAGCGATGCTCGAGCAGCCAAGTTGGGCTTATAGAAAAGCCTCCACTGGGAATGTTAATTTCGAATCTCCGCATAATTGCTAAAAACTTTCTTTATAAAATTCAATCTATGGACAATTGGGAACTAGACACCGAACAGCTCAAACCAAGTGCTGGTGGTGTTCTCAATAGACCAGCGGGAGGCGGTAGTTTTGCATTCTTGTGCCACTCGTTCACGGGAGTCGTGCGAAGCCTGCGCCAAACTATTGATGCGGCTGGCAGCTTCTTCTGTGCTATCAACAATATATTGCTCCCCGAAGATATCGCTACTGCCGAGTCGGCGCCAGACAATCGGAAGTGCCCCGGAAGCTGCGCCTTCAGCTGGTGCAAGATGAAATGATTCAGTATCCGACGGGGACAGCACATATCCTACTCCCCGCAGCCAGTTAGCGATATCAGGGGAGAATTGATCGAAACTAATGCGGTTGCGTAGATCAGTATCCTTTCGAATTCTGTCGAAGAATTCGAGGTAGCGAATCCGCTGCAATGGATCTGTCCAGATATATTCATATTCCCAAGGCATCCGCGATTTAATCCGTAGCCTGAATCGATCATCCAATGATCGCAGAGCTCTTAAGGTTTCGACCGCTAAATCTGGACGCTTTAAGTATGGAACGATCCCAACAATCCCAACGGTGAATCTCGCCTGCGGAGTTTTTGGTCGATCCATATCCGCTGCGTCGATCATGTTGGCAATGACATGAGTCTGTTCGGGGCGAATTGGGTAGCGATTCAGGAACAGCTGCCGATAGTGTTCGGAGACTACTACGACACCATCAATTTTTTCCCAGTCAAGCTCTTCGAGCCAATTTGCACCAAATTCAAAACCGTGCATGCGGACGAAAAGCTTCGCGCCGTTTCGCTTCTTCTTTGCGTGCCACACCACTGCAGGGCCGCCGAATTCACAAAGGATAATGTCAGCTTCTTTGGCTGCTTTGCTCGATAACTCGGGAGTATTGACGTGTAAGGATTTCCAAGGATCGTGCGACAACTTTACATTTGGGTGCGCACTCAACGCAGCTGAAAGCTCCCCCATGAACTTAAAATCGTGCGACGCAATACAGATGCGAGTTGTCGCAGTGGTCTTCGACTTAGTTGCAGGGCTTGCGTTGAAGGGGGAGCCTGGTCGATGCTTGGCCTGTTGGCCGGCACGAAGAAGGGCTGTCGCCTGTTTGAGTCGTTCTTCGGCGGCAGTCATTGAAAACTGTTGCGCCACCGCTAATGCCCGGTGCGTGGCTTTGTTTAGCTGAGGTAACAGGTCAGCAATCGTTGCCGCCATGTCGCCTGTGGAAGCGGTACTAGTTACAAATCCCGGATAGTCAGAACCGTAAAGATCAATGTGATCAGCCGTAACGTTGATAACCGGGGCAGTGCCGGCTGCCCCATACTCCAGTGCTTTCGTTGAAATCTCCAAACTCGAGTCGAGTTCTTCGGTACGCCACCCAAGACCAATATCAGCCTGTTGAATGACAGCAATAGATTCTTCGCGCGACAGGGCGCCAAGCCATGTTACGCCAGAATCAGGATCGGCAGCTGCTTCTCGCAATGCCTGCTGCATGCGAGGTACCCAACTCGGATCACTGGCGCAGCGGTTGAACTTTTCACCGACTACGGTGAGCGTTGCAGAAATGCCGTGAGCCGATAATTCTTTCGGCAATGTGAGCATCTCGAGGGTCTTCCAATCTCTGGCGAGTTTCCCGGAATACACGATTGATAACGGTTGCCCAATTTGACGCTGTTTATTTTGTTCTACGAACGCCATCTCTGGGATCATCGGCGGCATGAGAACCGTTTTGCCAGCAGCAAAGGGTGCAATAGCTTCGAGATAGCTTCGCGAGCTCTGTGTCTGTGAAAACATGCGAGCTGCATTCTGTGCGATGGTATTAAGGCGAATGCGGTTTCTGTCAGATAATTTCTCCGGTGGGAAAGGGAGATCGGTGACATAAGCCCACAGTGTGGGGGATACCGTATCATTCAAGCTCATCTCGTAGCATACGTCGAACCCCCGAACTACAGTGCACTGAATATCATGGTTTTCGATCAACCTCGCCGCGGCATCTGCAGCGGCTTTAGCTTTCAGTTCCGACTTCGGTGCATGAATCACAACGTTGGAAATTTTTCTCAACGGACCGAGCAATAGATCTGATGTCGCTGGCATCTTGAGCTGTAGATGCACTTCGTCGGCGATCCGGCTGAGTACCTCAGTAATGGAAATGAGCCAGATCGAAGATCCGTCGATAACATTCGGGCTCACATCGCCATAGATTGCGGCTTTAAACATCGTTACCCCTTCACTTGATCGGACGTAGCAGTTGGATCGGGTAGTGAAGCGATGATAGAGGAAACTGTGGTAAATCCTGTTCCCGAATCTCGGAGCTTTTCGCATGGTAGGAGCTGGGAATTAACCACTTTGAGGTGGCAAAGATTTCGCATAGTTGCGGTGAAATGGTCGTTGTGAACGGGTTCGATGAAAACAAGTAAGCAGCCACCTTGCTTCAAACGAACGATAAGTTCCATGAGAGCAACGAACTCTAGGGTTCGTTGTGAATTGAGGAGATTCTGCCAGAGTCCGGTGAGTGCTAGTCCGTCGACAATGCAAATTTCCGGTTCGGCATCTTGCCCGTTAGCGATTTCTAGACCGGGAGCTAGGCTTTCTACGGTGACAGGCAAATCATGGTTTCTGGCGACCTCGAGCAGGGCACTAAATCGCGGAGCTGTCTGATCGCCAACGTAAAGTATGTGAATATCCCAAGGATCACAGCTTTCCTGAGTTGCCACGTTGCTGTCATCGCCTAGCATTGCTGCAAGGTATCGCCCAGAAAGCTGGGAACTGCTGTTGAGTGCGGCTGCGTATCGACCGGCGCTATGCGGATTGGTGCTTTGGCTTGGCAGGGGTGGAAAGTCGACAAGACTATGAAGGCGCTGTGATCGCTGCCGCGGATTGGGTGGAATGCTTTCAATCGTATCCACTGGGGAAGCAGGTGTGGGGAGCGTGAGTTTTTCCGCCCTTGTCAGCCGTTGGCGAATTCGTGAACTTTCCTGCCTGCTCCAAATAATTTGCAAGGCCACAGCGGCGGAAAACAGCAATACACCGATGCCGACGAAGGCGCCGAGGTGAAACAGTGCACCTATGGCGACGAGCACAGCTCCGCTTCCCACGAGTCCAATAAGCGAGCGCAGCTGGGTAAGTTTCGAAAGCAGTGCCTTCATTATCGCCAAACTCCACGGGTGTCGATGACAACAGCATTCGGGGCAAGTTGCTTCGCAGTAGTCGCCCGGAATTGCTCGTGGTCAACAAGCAATACCAGCACATCAGTGTGAGCAGGAATTGCAGACAACTCGACCAACGCAACATGGTCGAAAGATGCCAACTGGGGCGGCAGTTTATTGATATTTGGTTCAACAACTGCAATGGATCCATGAGAGACTGCGGTAGCTACCGCTTTGCTAATTTCCACTGCAGGAGATTCGCGCAGATCGTCAATATCGGCCTTAAAAGCCAGACCGAGTAGTGCGATGGTTGGATTGTCAATGTGTTCTATAGCGTCCAAGATTTTGCCGAGTACCCACTGTGGTTTCGCATTATTGACTTCCCGTGCCGTCCGGATTAGCTGTGCTTCTGTTGGTGCTGAGGCAACGATAAACCAAGGATCCACCGCGATGCAGTGCCCTCCAACACCCGGGCCTGGTTGCAGAATATTGACCCGGGGATGGTGATTCGCCAGATCAATGAGTTCCCAAACGTCGATATCGAGGGACGCAGCGATACGTGAGAGTTCGTTTGCAAAGGCGATGTTAACATCGCGGAATGAATTCTCAGTGAGCTTGGCCATCTCTGCGGTTCGGTCGTCGGTTGCAAGCAGTTCGCCGTGGCAGAAGCTTGCATAAATTTCCGATGCACGTCGAGTGGCCTCTGGGCTTGCACCACCGATGATTCGATCGTTGGAGCGTAATTCCTCCATTGCTTTCCCGGGCAGAATTCGCTCTGGGCAGTGCGCAAAATATAGAGTTTTGCCTGGATTTTCGTTTGCTCCTGGTGACCCATCACGGAACAAGTCTGGTCGCAGCTCAAGCAGATAATCCGCCATTCGACGGGTGGTAAGCGGTGGGGAAGTAGATTCCAGAACCACTAACTGATCGCCGTCCAAGACCGGAGCAATCGCTTCGGCTGCCGACAAAATGAACTTCATGTCTACGCTGTGGTCATCGTTGAAAGGGGTAGGAACTGCAATAATGTAAGCGTCCGCTGATACGGGGGTTGTCGTGGCCCTGAACCGACCCGAATCGAGGGCTTTGCGGAGCTCAGTTTCTAGGCCAGGTTCCAGTATGGTGACTTCGCCTCGATTGATCTTTTCGACGTTGTCGGCGTTGATGTCGAAGCCGATGACTTGCATCCCGTGGTTGGCCATTACTACTGCGGTCGGTAAACCGATATATCCGAGTCCGACAAAACACACAGACGGTGCACTCATGAAGTAGCTTCCTATTGGCAATTGTTAATGATAAGAACGATGGCCTCGTTGACCACTGCCGACGTGTTGACAGTGGATCACTGCCGACGGGTAGGAACTGGAGAAATGCTAAAAACACACTTGCTCCCGGGAAAGAGGCACAGCGCTTTCAGCTTAGCAGCAAAATGCTTTCATATCCCCCAAAGGGGCGAGGTGTACCCGAGTGGTTTCTGTCGTGAAAAGTCGACCTGCGCTGTTCCGGATGAGTTTTAACTCCCCTGAAAGCACCTGGAAATTAAAACCTGCCTGCAATCGTAAGTAGAACACATACGCTGGTAGCGCAGTCCCTTCGCAACAATGCAGTGGGCAGCCCTGTCGTAACAATGCAGTGGACAGTCTACAACCTGAGGTCAGCGCTTGGCATGGTTGGTATTTGTTCGGGCGAAGTTGAGGGTGGTGGCTCCAGGTACTCGCCTAGCGACAACGGTAGTTAGATGTGGTGTTATTCTTGACCCGACAGTGTGTAAAACCTCCAAGGCTCTTTCAACGCGCCGCTGGAACTGAGCACATCTTCGGAAGAAAGCCAACGATAGATTGATGAAAACCTCAGGTGTTCAGAGCTTAGATGCCAGTCACGCCTATTCTGCGCTAAAGCCGGTGACGGGCAGGCCTCCGCTAGGTTTATACCTTCAACGTTTGTTTCAGAGACGCTATTTTATCCGTGCTGAAGCTCGTGCCAAGGTGGCAACGAGTAACCAAAATTTGTTGCTAGGACGAGCCTGGCTCATTCTTGGTCCGTTGCTGGATGCCGGGGTTTATGGCTTGATCTTTGGAGTGTTGTTGAAAACCTCCCGTGGTATTGAGCACTTCATTCCTTTTCTTCTCATTGGGGTTACGTTCTTTGGGTTTTCTAGTAAAGCACTCAATGCTGGCTCTGGGCTGATTTCTGCGAGGAAAAACTTCATCAAAGCGTTTGCCTTCCCGCGAGCAGCACTAGTTCTATCGCAGTCACTCAAACTGATCTACGACTCCATCCCTATGGTACTGGTGGCCTTAGCTGTGACATTATGGTTTCCGCAAGGCATTGGATGGCCATTCTGGACATGGTTGTTGCTGCCAGTAGTGTGGGGTCTGCAAGCGATTTTCAATACTGGATTAATCTTTGTTGGGGCAACGCTCACCGACGCTCTTCCCGACCTAAAAAGGGTCATAAGTTATGCAACACGGATTTGGTTCTATTCCTCTGGGGTGTTTTTTTCCGTCGACGCCGTCGTCAGCGGTAATCCGATATTGCGGCAACTGGTGAACTTGAATCCCGCATATTGGATTCTCGATATGGCGAGAGACTTGGTGGTGTATGGAGAAATTCCAACACTAGCTGCTTGGTTGCGTCTCGTAGCCTGGGCGCTCGGAACGTTGCTGTTTGGGTTCTTACTGTTTTGGGCGCGTGAAGAATCCTATGGGAAAGGTTGAGAGGAGTCGAGGTTATGCAAGACGAAGTTACTAGCAAAGACCAGGTAGCGGTGCACGTCGAACATCTCAGCGTCCATTACAAGGTGGATGTGTTGCCGTCACCGAAACAATCGCGGGAGCAGAAATCTCGTTCATTGTTGGGCTCTTTCCAACGGACAAGAAAGCGATTAGTAAAAGCCTTAGATGACATCCATCTCACAGTCAATGATGGTGAATCGGTGGCCTTGGTTGGTCTCAATGGATCTGGAAAATCGACCCTATTGCGGGCAATCGGTGGTCTTGAAACGCCAACATCCGGATTTGTGTTAGCGAAAGAGCAGCCAATTTTGCTTGGCGTCTCCGCCGCCCTTGAATCAGGCATTTCGGGGTACGAGAACATTCGTCTGGGCTGCCTCGCAATGGGGTTGTCGCCAGCAGAGATTGACGAGCAGATCGATGAGATTCGCTCCTTTATCGACATCGGCGATGCCATCTTCAACCCGATGAAAACCTACTCTTCCGGGATGCAGGCGCGATTGCGATTCGCAATCACCACAATGGTCGAACCGAAAATTATGATGATCGATGAAGCGTTGGCTACCGGAGACTCCTCATTTGTCGAGCGCTCGCGAAAAAAAATGCGGGGCCTTACAGAACGTGCAGGAACTTTGTTTTTGGTCTCTCACGATCGGAAAACTGTGCGCCAGATGTGTGACCGGGCAATTTGGCTACATCAAGGTCAGCTCATCGCTGATGGCGAAACACGGCCACTGCTGGATCTATACAACACTTTCATTGGCATGCTAAATGAGGGAAAGCAGCAGGAGGCCGCCGAGTTTGCGGTTTCGGTTCGACAACAATAGCTCGGCACGCCCGTTAGATCTCAGCAGCTAGTTGTGGTTGAAGCATTCCGAGCGCAAAGGATCCACCTCGATGATGTGAGCAGGTGCCTTAGGACGGAACGCGATATGCAACAGATCCTGATTCTCGTGCCGGAGCTGAACGGTGATTGTGTCGCGTGAAGTCGCTGCATTCGCTTGCAAAGCGTTGTCGAGGCTGAATACCGTAACACTGACAGGTTTTTTGCCGGTCGTGGTTTTCCTAACAGCTAGTGACGGTACGCTTGTACCGTTTGCAGTTGCGATCCACCCCAGCCGCGGCTCGTGCGATCCATAAAATGCTTCGATCTTACTCGTGGGGGTTACTTGGATCATGCGAAGGACACGATTGTTCACGTTGATACGTACGACGTCTGTGGAACCAGTAAGTGAATCGAGACTAGTGCCTTGAGTAAATAACCAAGTGGAGGCGAGCGAAACCTCGGCTTTGCTGTCGTCCGGATGAAGCCAATCGGCAATTACCAGTGTTTTCGCCTCTGGAACAAACACCACTTGACGTTCCCTTGCGCCGTGCTCGTAAGCGCGATGAGCGATGCCAAAAGAGTACAAGGGGACGGCTGAAGCACCTACAAAGCTCGTTGAGGCATAGTTTAGTTTAGCTCCGTGTTCCCATTTGAAATGGCCCAATCCTGTAGCAATAGGTCCGTTGTGTCCATGCTCAAGTTGCTCGTAGGATCGAACGACTTTGTCGTTATATCCGGAGAATCCTGGATCGCATAACACCTGATCGGTTCCGTCAGTCCAGACAACACTGAGATGATCACGATGACCGTGAATTCTCCGGAATGTGCCATACCTTGTTGCTAGATGTGAACGATGAGAAGCATCTGTGTGCTCATAGCCGTCGCGGATAAATAACCAACCGTCGCGATACACTTTGATTCCCGAG
The Corynebacterium choanae DNA segment above includes these coding regions:
- a CDS encoding glycosyltransferase family 2 protein; the encoded protein is MPKQSQPVDISVVIGFKDWGEQRLRLAVESILASFGELNGEVIVSDYGSTSGSVRKEVLEAAGATYIYTETDGTWSRSRALNAGFAVARGEVLCSTDADMIFSPGSFSFIGNTLKQRPNSCLLVQCRDLPQHWDDSAVAEQGFQWEAFAKESRLRPRWGMGGMMAVHRDVYNRIRGLDERMHTYGGEDIDFVTRARRAGCALLWIEDPTVRMYHMWHPSTAAVMDQSEASRLAVENNKSIMRNDKTFVRNLRIWRHPSPTAPPLVSVAIATQDRAELLRECIQSVLAQSVQDFEIIVVDDGSTDHTQAVVSSFNDERIHYIYQEAQGVAVARNTATRYCTGSYIAVQDDDDLMTPWRLESQLAVIEQGYHGSFGAFANFDNETGDLHIIRSRALAPHTIADNGGAPGHGTWLVDRRALEIVQYDELLDSGIDNNVALRLTRAGFKLKHCGEIVMLRRMHGGQITVTNEQHQKTAARQTRAMYEFAIENADREKLAGQVGGSDWTPVRLADEPNKLLPYLPDHLVRRRVNNALLQISRENVNNFPDDVLIIERGKDTFVLHEQSELRFAELAPYTQAGLFDSLSAVLEPRAFEATSAVTAAEETTLLDHAMQANGDELECTRVDSYRLLDQSEQSHGNVSTDEVANYVRTTLLHHVEQTVHRNTTHGLLVTFAADPQWEVALKNEELGKPGAPVIVDEVIGYQAKHRELGVKLVTASGTRLGDILAAVNLPATAILLMTSDTPKAMFDTTMKVQEFTEAV
- a CDS encoding glycosyltransferase; this translates as MFKAAIYGDVSPNVIDGSSIWLISITEVLSRIADEVHLQLKMPATSDLLLGPLRKISNVVIHAPKSELKAKAAADAAARLIENHDIQCTVVRGFDVCYEMSLNDTVSPTLWAYVTDLPFPPEKLSDRNRIRLNTIAQNAARMFSQTQSSRSYLEAIAPFAAGKTVLMPPMIPEMAFVEQNKQRQIGQPLSIVYSGKLARDWKTLEMLTLPKELSAHGISATLTVVGEKFNRCASDPSWVPRMQQALREAAADPDSGVTWLGALSREESIAVIQQADIGLGWRTEELDSSLEISTKALEYGAAGTAPVINVTADHIDLYGSDYPGFVTSTASTGDMAATIADLLPQLNKATHRALAVAQQFSMTAAEERLKQATALLRAGQQAKHRPGSPFNASPATKSKTTATTRICIASHDFKFMGELSAALSAHPNVKLSHDPWKSLHVNTPELSSKAAKEADIILCEFGGPAVVWHAKKKRNGAKLFVRMHGFEFGANWLEELDWEKIDGVVVVSEHYRQLFLNRYPIRPEQTHVIANMIDAADMDRPKTPQARFTVGIVGIVPYLKRPDLAVETLRALRSLDDRFRLRIKSRMPWEYEYIWTDPLQRIRYLEFFDRIRKDTDLRNRISFDQFSPDIANWLRGVGYVLSPSDTESFHLAPAEGAASGALPIVWRRLGSSDIFGEQYIVDSTEEAASRINSLAQASHDSRERVAQECKTTASRWSIENTTSTWFELFGV
- the wecC gene encoding UDP-N-acetyl-D-mannosamine dehydrogenase; amino-acid sequence: MSAPSVCFVGLGYIGLPTAVVMANHGMQVIGFDINADNVEKINRGEVTILEPGLETELRKALDSGRFRATTTPVSADAYIIAVPTPFNDDHSVDMKFILSAAEAIAPVLDGDQLVVLESTSPPLTTRRMADYLLELRPDLFRDGSPGANENPGKTLYFAHCPERILPGKAMEELRSNDRIIGGASPEATRRASEIYASFCHGELLATDDRTAEMAKLTENSFRDVNIAFANELSRIAASLDIDVWELIDLANHHPRVNILQPGPGVGGHCIAVDPWFIVASAPTEAQLIRTAREVNNAKPQWVLGKILDAIEHIDNPTIALLGLAFKADIDDLRESPAVEISKAVATAVSHGSIAVVEPNINKLPPQLASFDHVALVELSAIPAHTDVLVLLVDHEQFRATTAKQLAPNAVVIDTRGVWR
- a CDS encoding ABC transporter permease, giving the protein MFQRRYFIRAEARAKVATSNQNLLLGRAWLILGPLLDAGVYGLIFGVLLKTSRGIEHFIPFLLIGVTFFGFSSKALNAGSGLISARKNFIKAFAFPRAALVLSQSLKLIYDSIPMVLVALAVTLWFPQGIGWPFWTWLLLPVVWGLQAIFNTGLIFVGATLTDALPDLKRVISYATRIWFYSSGVFFSVDAVVSGNPILRQLVNLNPAYWILDMARDLVVYGEIPTLAAWLRLVAWALGTLLFGFLLFWAREESYGKG
- a CDS encoding ABC transporter ATP-binding protein, whose amino-acid sequence is MQDEVTSKDQVAVHVEHLSVHYKVDVLPSPKQSREQKSRSLLGSFQRTRKRLVKALDDIHLTVNDGESVALVGLNGSGKSTLLRAIGGLETPTSGFVLAKEQPILLGVSAALESGISGYENIRLGCLAMGLSPAEIDEQIDEIRSFIDIGDAIFNPMKTYSSGMQARLRFAITTMVEPKIMMIDEALATGDSSFVERSRKKMRGLTERAGTLFLVSHDRKTVRQMCDRAIWLHQGQLIADGETRPLLDLYNTFIGMLNEGKQQEAAEFAVSVRQQ
- a CDS encoding heparinase II/III domain-containing protein, which encodes MTISLTSDSKRCENFHYTTKSVGHANVASMTASSYWQDHFAFTESYIDDLRKGKIGIRGDNFAFWKGEDSWQPNNANPTDFFRLHSFGFLNPLQGKFLKEGDPSIKELASSVINSWCSSFATEADEPAWGAHQTALRAINLCNAIGLGLVDLEPHVALLQQHLMWLGANEHYDGAWNHGLDQSIALLDLGNLLQSDDAITLGSRRICDAIKEYADEQGVISEQATHYAGYMYRRLKTAEDKIQSLTGSVPKDFDRIHLIPDFTAWATNSIGFPVAFGDTMPGSWKPEARPTIDVPASPLVSGIKVYRDGWLFIRDGYEHTDASHRSHLATRYGTFRRIHGHRDHLSVVWTDGTDQVLCDPGFSGYNDKVVRSYEQLEHGHNGPIATGLGHFKWEHGAKLNYASTSFVGASAVPLYSFGIAHRAYEHGARERQVVFVPEAKTLVIADWLHPDDSKAEVSLASTWLFTQGTSLDSLTGSTDVVRINVNNRVLRMIQVTPTSKIEAFYGSHEPRLGWIATANGTSVPSLAVRKTTTGKKPVSVTVFSLDNALQANAATSRDTITVQLRHENQDLLHIAFRPKAPAHIIEVDPLRSECFNHN